ACATTCCAAGTGTATTATCGAAATATTTATGAATATATTTAACGTTATTATTTCAGTATTTGAGTTTCATCTCGAAATACCTGTGCGGTGTTGGAAAATATGGGTCGGTTTGATATACGACGGAGTTGTGAAAAGGCATTTACCGGCCTTGAGGCAGCGATCGTGCTGATTGCATTCGTTGTCGTAGCAGCGGTGTTCTCGTACGTGATACTAGGGGCAGGGTTCTTTACCTCGCAAACGGCTCAGGCCACCGTCCAGTCTGGCGTAAAGGTGGCAAGTTCAAGTATGCTGCTGGACGGGAACGTGTACGGGATTAGGGTAGATCAGAATCCTTACCTTTCGTATGTTAACGTGTCGGTAGCACTTACGGCAGGAGGCACATCTATGGACTTATCCCAGATTATCGTATCCTATAATGATAATAACGGGGGCTACAATTCAAGCCTGACCTATATGGGTGTGGCGCAGGATGGAGGTACCCCCTGTGCCAGTATTGTCGGAGGTACTGCCGGCGGCGATGGAAGGTGGTGTATATCAGAAAAAATCAATAATGAAACCGCTGGCGCCATGCTTGAACCGAATGCCCAGATGATACTTTCCGTTGGTGTGCCGGCAAGTGCAACTGCGAAAACGAAGTTCACGCTTAATTTCCAGCCCGTTGGTGGGGCAGTGCTTCCTCTTAAACGGACCGTTCCCGCAACAATTACTCCGGTGCAGATATTATATTAGTCATTTTTTTAGTTCTGCCGGTTTTAAAAGGGATCATTTCTTCACAAACAGGTTTCCGCCCTTGCTTTCCATGATCGTCCCCCCGGCAGGTGCAGTTTTCTTCCATTTTCCGATATTTTTGCAGTCATGTTCAAAGGGAAGGCGGTGTTTGCCACAGAAATATTGGTTACAGTACTCACAATGAAACGGAAGGTACACCCGCTCGCCGCAGAAGGCACAGTCCTCATGGACGGGTGGTTTTTTCTTTCCGAACAATGTTGAGATGAATGAAACAACTGAGTCGAGTATTCCCACAAACCTGTTATTGCATTTACCGGGTTAAAAACATTGAACCCGGAAATAATCCGGGAGCGTGGATTTCCCAACCATGGCCCGTGAATTTGTGAGATAAACTGACAGCACAATACCGTTACCGGACACCACGAAAGTTGATCCGGGAATTACAAAATTAAAAAAGAGCTGACCTATTCCGGTCAGGATTCGTTTCACTCCCGGTAAATCTTCACGGCAACCGGGAAGATCTCCGGACGCTTGTCGGTCATGATATACGTATAACTCATCACGTTTACCAGGTATTCGAGATACCCTTTGGCAAAGTCTGAGAGCCACTCGTTCCTATTGCCCAGGATCAGGATATGGAACCACTGGATGAACAGGCAGATGAACGTGATCATGCCATAGATCCAGAGTACGATACCGATCAGGATCCAGTAGAGGATGCGGATGAGCAGCTCAAAACGGCTTGCATCTTTCTCAAACACGAAGAGTTGTTGGGTGCCAGTATTGTCAGACATTCAATCACCTGTTTGAGCGTGTGCGGGGGTGCGTAATAAAGTTCACGATACCCGTACCTGGTCCGTTTTTGACGATTCCGTACACTAATTTTTAATAATACTAGCACAGATGTTATAGAGCATCAGATTTACGAGGGCTCGTGGTCTAGTTGGCTATGACGTCGCCTTGACATGGCGGAGGTCCTGAGTTCGAATCTCAGCGGGCCCATCTTTTTGTTTTATTTTTCCTGTATTCCCAGCATACAGCGATGAGCATCGCGATGATACCTGCATCCGTCACATGAACCCCCGGTGTCCGCATGCAGGGATAAATGGATTTGTTAATTCCTGTATCCCACGGGGGAATTCATCCTCACGGGTCTGGTTATTGAGCAGCTGCTGTTTCAGGGCAATCAATTTTAATGAGCAGACTTCCAAACCTATTTCCATGAAACGGCTGTATCGCTCGAAAACCCGGCGCGTGCTTGGCGGCGTATGCGGGGGGATTGGCGATTATCTGGAGATTGATCCTACAATCATACGGCTGGTATGGGCAGTACTGACCCTGGTTACCTGGGGAATCTGTCTCCTTGCCTATATTATCGCCTGGATCCTTGTGCCGGAAGAAGAAACACCTCATGAGGATACATTCAATCAGTAACCGTGATATAAGGAGCCGGTAATCATTTCCTGCCTGAAAAAAAACCGGATGGTTTCATGAAGATCCTCTTTGTCGTCTGTGGTGAAGGACTCGGGCATGCATCCCGCAGTCTCCACCTCGGGCATTACATGCTGCAGCAGGGACATGAGATCCACTTTGCCGGTTACGGGAAATCCTATGATTTCATGAAGCAGCACCGCTGCTCCCACGTCCATTATACTCCCCGTGAAGTCTGCCTTGAGGGGGAGAACGGTTTTTTCAGTCTCAAAAAGACGCTCTGGTGTTCTAAATGGATCGTGCTCGATATGATCCGGTCCGCACTCAGCGTACGGAGTCTCATACGGCAACACCGGTTTGACTGCGTTGTCTGCGACACAATGTACGGGGGGGTCATTGCCGCACGATTGCAGAATGTCCCTGTGGTCTTCATCACCAACCAGAACCATTTCAACGGGCCCAACCTGTCGACAAATATTGTCTGGAGGATCCTCAATTTCTCGATACAGCGGTACATCCGTCTTGCCGATCACGTGCTTATCCCGGATTATCCTGCACCCGATACCGTGAGCGAATACAATATTGTTGTCCCGGAAGGCGAAGAAGGACGGTATACTTTCACCGGGCCGTTTTACGAATTCGATCCCTCCCGGTACCGCTATGAGAAATCAACGATCTTTGCCAGTTTCGGCGGAGAACCGTACAAACTCCCGATGTACCTGATGTTAAAGACCATTGCCGATAAACGAAAAGACCTGCTTTTCGATGTATTTTACACGGGTGCGAACCTGCCGGAATCGTCTGACAATTTCCTGTCGCATGGCTATGTTCCCAATATCTATGAGCATCTTGCCCGGGCACGGATTGCGATTGTGCACGGTGGTCTTACCACGCTGCACGAGGCCCTGCTCTTTGAAAAACCCGTGCTGATCATCATGGATCCGAGCCATCCCGAACAGCAGAACAATGCCAAAAAGATCGAAGATATCGGTGCAGGCATCACCATCGATGGGCGGCTCGTTACCCAGGAAACCCTGGTGCAGAAAATTCGAGAGACCGTTGCCCTCACTCCCCACCCCTTCCGCGAGGTTCATGCCACTATCAATGGCAGGAAAAATGCTGCAGGGATCATCTGCGATACGGTGAACCGCAGGAAACCTTCATCAGGAACACCTGCAAAAACAAGCTGATCAGGGGATTGTTATGCCAGAACCCGGGGAGATTACTACACTGAAACATTCTGATGAAATCCGGATATGCCCGGACTGCGGCTATACCTACGGGTTTCACACGTCATTTATTTCTGCCAATGCCGGCAAGGTGCGTCCCGTAAAAGATACCCGGGAGGTGTACCGGGTAATTCTTATCTGCCCGGAATGCGGGGCACGGTATGACGTGGGATGGCGTGTTTCCTTTACCGATACCGAGGACCGGGTTATCAAAACCATAGAACTCCAGCAGCACACCCCATGAGTAAACATACCCTCAGTAAATCTAGGAGGGTGACGAGCCGCCCTGACAAGAATCCGGTGCCGGCATGATGCGGTGTGCCGAGTGCAAGGGAAAAGGGATGTGCGGCCTGCCCCGCTGCCCGATCATGAGCCGGTTCCATGCCCAGGTATCCGTAAAACCTTCGACGAGTTACCAGGGCAGTTCCCCCTCGGTTTTCATCGGCAGTTACGGCTATCCCGATGTGCAGGGCGGACCCCTGCTGATTAATGATTCCGATAATCCCCCGGAATGGCTCCGGCAGAATCTTGGCATGGAGGATATCGTGGGGATCCGTGCCCGCACGATCCGGGGCAATTCGGGACTGCACACGGTTGCCGGCAACCTGCAGGAGATTGCGCTCTCCACCATCCCGCTCGATGTTGATGTGTTGTTCACCAAACCGGTTGCCTTCAGCCTGAACTTCGATGGCACGGTTGCCCCGGTCGGGCTTACCGGGCCGGTGAAACATATGGATGTGATTGGCAGTGCCCGGGTGGAGCGGGCTGTTGACCGGGTAACGTCCGATACCGATGTTACGGCTACCGATGCCTGCGTGGCCCTGATGGACTCTGAGATCGATGTGTACCAGATCACCAAGCTGATGACGGCAGGGTTGCTCGGCAAGCGGCGGAAGTTTGTCCCCACCCGCTGGGCGATAACCGCAGTTGACGATACCCTGTCCATACAGATGAAAAAAGAGATTGCCCGCTATCCCCCGATAGATGAGATCCGGCTGTTCGATGGCGAGATCTACGGCAACCGGATCCTCTGTATCCTTATCCCGGGTGACTGGAAGTACGAGATGATCGAGATCTGGGGAAAGCAGACCCTCTGGGCAGGAGACGAAGCAGTGATCGTGCAGGACCGGGAGGGCATGACCAAGAAAGGCTACTCGCCCATATCCGGGGCGTACTATTCTGCACGGCTTGCTGCCTGTGAATATCTCAAAAGCATCCGGCGCTGTGCCCGGGTGATTATTGTCCGCAACATATCCAGCGAGTACTGGGCGCCGCTCGGGACCTGGGTGATCCGGGAGGCAACCCGGAAAGCGATGCAGACTCCCTCCGTGGCCTGTCCGTCGCTCGATGTGGCTGCCGCCGAGATTTCCGCCCGGCTCGGATCCGGTGCATGGCTCCGGCACAGCACGCTTATTCCGGAACTCAGAACCCAGAGAACGCTTTTCTAGGCCTTGTAGGCCTGTGCGGAATTTGCCTGCCGGTTGTACCGGTCCCGGATGCTGTCAAGTGTTTCGATATCGGTGATATCCTTGTCATCGCGGAGCCGGATAAAGCGGGGGAACCGCAGGGCAAACCCGCCCTCATAATTAACACTGGCCTGCAGTTCAGCGTACCCGACTTCAAAGACGAGCGTTGGCTCAAACGTCACTTCCTTGCCGCTCTTTGCTATGACGGTGTCCTTGAGCAGAGCGTAGACCTCGGCTAACTGTTCATCGGAAAAGCCGGTGGCAACCCTGCTTAAGGGAACAAGTTTCCCCTCGTCCTGGCAGGCGACCAGGAACGAACCGAATGCATGTGCCCGTTTCCCTTCGCCCCACTCGGCGCCGATCACCGCGAGATCGAGCGTGTCCACCTCAGGCTTGATCTTGATCCAGTTCTTCCCCCGCTGGCCCGGTGAATACGGGGAAGCAGGCACCTTGATCATGATCCCTTCGTGCCCGGCAGCGAGAGCATCGGTATAGGTCTTCTCGATCACGGCCGCGTCATCGCTCACCACCTGCGGGGCGATGAACATTTTTATCACGCTTTCGAGTTTCTTCCTTCGCTCGGTAAGCGGGAGATCGATTAAGGTCTCGCCATCGAGCCAGAGGATATCAAAGACATTGGGCACCAGCTCGACAGCCTCGGTTGCCTCTGCCACATCATGGCGGCGTCGGAAGCGGCGGAGCACGGATTGAAAGGGCATGGGCTTTCCGTCTTTTATTGCGATGACTTCCCCGTCGATGATCACGTCATGGTCGGTTGCCCCGAGCAGCTGCTGTATCACGTCCGGCAATGCCGCTGTCACATCCTCGAGCCGCCGCGAGTACATCCGCGCCCAGTTGCCTTTCTTGTGGAACTGGAACCGTGAGCCATCGTACTTGTATTCCGCGGCAATCAGCCCGTGCCCGGTAATCATATCGGCGATGGAACCCTGCTGGGCGAGCATCATCCGAACCGGGTGGAACGGGGTAATATTGACCTCCCTGAGTGCGTCCGGCCCGATCTTTGCCAGCCGTGCCACCTCCCCCGAATCGTTCAGGGCCTGCATTGCGTGCTCGACGAGGGCTGAATCAACGGCAAACGCTTTTGCGATCGCGTCCCGCACGCTCCCTTCCCCAACGCCGATGCGGAGCTCTTCGAGCATGATCCGGGCAAGGTACCTGCCTTCGAGCGGTTGGGCACTGGAAATAAGTTTGCGTACAGCACGTAGTTTCTCCTGTTGTGGTTTCTCACGCTGTACTGCCTGTTGTGACTTTTTGCTCCCTTGTTCAGAGATATTGATCAATTCCCTGTACACGGAAATGAGGTCCAGGTCCTCATGAAAAAACAACATCCTCTGGTTTATCTGTGATTTTTCTGAGAGGAGTTCCTCAACTGCCTGCCCGACATCGCCGGTCTGGTTGATCCTCTCAATCACCTGCTCTTTTTTAATGCCAACT
The sequence above is drawn from the Methanomicrobiales archaeon HGW-Methanomicrobiales-1 genome and encodes:
- a CDS encoding flagellin — protein: MGRFDIRRSCEKAFTGLEAAIVLIAFVVVAAVFSYVILGAGFFTSQTAQATVQSGVKVASSSMLLDGNVYGIRVDQNPYLSYVNVSVALTAGGTSMDLSQIIVSYNDNNGGYNSSLTYMGVAQDGGTPCASIVGGTAGGDGRWCISEKINNETAGAMLEPNAQMILSVGVPASATAKTKFTLNFQPVGGAVLPLKRTVPATITPVQILY
- a CDS encoding DUF4389 domain-containing protein, whose translation is MSDNTGTQQLFVFEKDASRFELLIRILYWILIGIVLWIYGMITFICLFIQWFHILILGNRNEWLSDFAKGYLEYLVNVMSYTYIMTDKRPEIFPVAVKIYRE
- a CDS encoding PspC domain-containing protein, whose product is MKRLYRSKTRRVLGGVCGGIGDYLEIDPTIIRLVWAVLTLVTWGICLLAYIIAWILVPEEETPHEDTFNQ
- a CDS encoding glycosyl transferase family 28; amino-acid sequence: MKILFVVCGEGLGHASRSLHLGHYMLQQGHEIHFAGYGKSYDFMKQHRCSHVHYTPREVCLEGENGFFSLKKTLWCSKWIVLDMIRSALSVRSLIRQHRFDCVVCDTMYGGVIAARLQNVPVVFITNQNHFNGPNLSTNIVWRILNFSIQRYIRLADHVLIPDYPAPDTVSEYNIVVPEGEEGRYTFTGPFYEFDPSRYRYEKSTIFASFGGEPYKLPMYLMLKTIADKRKDLLFDVFYTGANLPESSDNFLSHGYVPNIYEHLARARIAIVHGGLTTLHEALLFEKPVLIIMDPSHPEQQNNAKKIEDIGAGITIDGRLVTQETLVQKIRETVALTPHPFREVHATINGRKNAAGIICDTVNRRKPSSGTPAKTS
- a CDS encoding DNA ligase, translating into MLFMDFSKTCEKLEGISGRLEMIDLISTILPTLSPEELPVFVRFVMGRIFPDWSAQKLGIGPNLLYEAVGYVVGIKKEQVIERINQTGDVGQAVEELLSEKSQINQRMLFFHEDLDLISVYRELINISEQGSKKSQQAVQREKPQQEKLRAVRKLISSAQPLEGRYLARIMLEELRIGVGEGSVRDAIAKAFAVDSALVEHAMQALNDSGEVARLAKIGPDALREVNITPFHPVRMMLAQQGSIADMITGHGLIAAEYKYDGSRFQFHKKGNWARMYSRRLEDVTAALPDVIQQLLGATDHDVIIDGEVIAIKDGKPMPFQSVLRRFRRRHDVAEATEAVELVPNVFDILWLDGETLIDLPLTERRKKLESVIKMFIAPQVVSDDAAVIEKTYTDALAAGHEGIMIKVPASPYSPGQRGKNWIKIKPEVDTLDLAVIGAEWGEGKRAHAFGSFLVACQDEGKLVPLSRVATGFSDEQLAEVYALLKDTVIAKSGKEVTFEPTLVFEVGYAELQASVNYEGGFALRFPRFIRLRDDKDITDIETLDSIRDRYNRQANSAQAYKA